A region of the Gemmatimonadota bacterium genome:
CCGCCAGAAGGATCGCGACGAAGCCAGCTGCAAAGCGCCCCCCCAACCCTTCGTGCGCCCGCTGCACCGCCGCGCCGGCGGCGAGGAAGAGGAGCGGCAGCGCCGCGGTGCCGTAGTCGGCGAAGACCGCGGTGCGGGTCCCGGCCAGCAGCAGCAGCAGGAGCACCGAGGCCAGGCCGCCCGCGCACGTCGCAGCGAGGCGGCGGGTGCCGGCTCGCCGCCAGAGCACGACCACGCCGACGAGCGCGGCGACCACCACCACCGGCCCCGCCCATTGGATGATCGCGGGCACGAGGCGTGAGCTCCACTCGCCCCCGAACGCCCCCGGGTTACGCAAGGCCCGCCCGCCATCCAGCAGGCGTACCAGTCCGTACCACAGCGCGAGCGGCGCCAACATCGGCGCCCACACGTGGACGAGGTGGCCGGCCCGAGGAACGGGCGCGCGCACGTGCCCCTCCGCGGTCACGATCGTCGTCGCAATCGCGACGCCTACCAGCGCGAACAGGAACGTGGGGTGCGTAAGCGCCGCGAGCAGTCCGACCGTCACCGCGACAACCCGAGCCCACCGGGATGACCCATCCAGCGCCGGAGGCAACGCCGCGTAAAGCAGCACGGCAAGCAGGTACAGGAGCGTCCAGTACCGGGCGAACTGGGAGTGGTAGATGTGCCAGGGCGAGATCGCCACGAGCGCGGCCGCCGCCAACCCTCCGACGGGACCGATGAGACGCCGTCCGGCCCACCAGGTGGCCGCAACACCCAGGAGCCCGAACAAAGCCGCCGGCGCCCTCAATAGCCATGGCTCGGCCGGCAGGACGAGTAGCAGCGCGTGCTGTAGCAGATAGTAGAGAGGACGCCCGAGGATTCCCGGCCCATCCCCCGCGCTCGCGCCGAAATCCGCCGCGTCGCGCAGGGTGTACAGCTCATCCTGCTCGAACGCCAGGGTTCCCAGACCCCAGACGCGGACGGCGGCCGCCAGCAGCAGCAC
Encoded here:
- a CDS encoding glycosyltransferase family 39 protein, which encodes MSLQDAGHRSFVARERWLLAAVLLLAAAVRVWGLGTLAFEQDELYTLRDAADFGASAGDGPGILGRPLYYLLQHALLLVLPAEPWLLRAPAALFGLLGVAATWWAGRRLIGPVGGLAAAALVAISPWHIYHSQFARYWTLLYLLAVLLYAALPPALDGSSRWARVVAVTVGLLAALTHPTFLFALVGVAIATTIVTAEGHVRAPVPRAGHLVHVWAPMLAPLALWYGLVRLLDGGRALRNPGAFGGEWSSRLVPAIIQWAGPVVVVAALVGVVVLWRRAGTRRLAATCAGGLASVLLLLLLAGTRTAVFADYGTAALPLLFLAAGAAVQRAHEGLGGRFAAGFVAILLAGVLPQTVSHLADGTRFDFRPAHAAIREVGAAPVVAWPVIVHRYYAPDLSVIESDGDPAKLDQVLAESGGFWAISAIRRRGLVPGGPRAQRWIDEHCRRRGHWEAARLDYRRYAVALDWCGPTDPRPSRAPSAQDRDP